Below is a window of Leifsonia sp. NPDC080035 DNA.
CAGCGACGCCGCGACGGGCGCCGCGGAGACGCCGCGGTCCCACGCCTCGATCGAGATCCTGGTGCGGCGGGCGAGCACGTCCTCCAGGTGCAGGGCGCCCTCGTGTGAGGCCGCGTACACGACTTCGGCGCCGATGTAGTCGTCCGCGCCCGGCAGCGCGTCGGCGAGCGACGGGTTCTCGCGCACCAGCTCCAGGATGTCCTCGGCGAGCGTCCCGTAGCGGTTCAGGAGGTGCTCGATCCTGGCGGGATGCAGGCCGCTCTGCGACGCGATCCGGCCGCGGCGGTTCCAGGCGGCCTGGTAGCCCTCGGCGCCGACGAGCGGGATCTCCATGGTGGTGCTGGCGGGGATCTTGCCGTCCAGGGCGTCGACGGCCGCGTCGATCGCGTCCTTGGCCATCACCCGGTAGGTCGTCCACTTGCCGCCGGCGATCACGACGAGGCCGGGGACGGAGTGCGCCACCAGGTGCTCGCGGGACAGCTTCGAGGTCTCCTCCGACTCCCCCGCCAGAAGCGGGCGGAGGCCGGCGTACACGCCCTCCACGTCCTCCCTGGTCAGCGGCACGTTGAGCACCTCGTTGACGTGGGCGAGCAGGTAGTCGATGTCCGCCGCCGTCGCCGCCGGGTGCGCCTTGTCGAGGTGCCAGTCGGTGTCGGTGGTGCCGATCAGCCAGTGCCTCCCCCACGGGATCACGAACAGGACGCTCTTCTCGGTGCGCAGCAGCAGGCCCATCTTCGACTGGAAGCGGTCGCGCGGCACGACGAGGTGGATGCCCTTGGACGCGCGCACCTTGAACTGGCCGCGCTCCCCGACCATCGCCTGGGTGTCGTCGGTCCACACACCGGTCGCGTTGACGACCTGCTTGGCGCGGATCTCGAAGCGCTCTCCGGTCTCCAGGTCGTGCGCCTGCACCCCGACGACCCGCTCCCCCACCTTGAGGAATCCCTCCACGCGGACCCGGGTGGCGACGTGCGCGCCGTAGTTCGCTGCGGTGCGCGCCAGGGTCGCGGTGTAGCGGGCGTCGTCCACCTGGGCGTCGTAGTAGGTGATGCCACCGACGAGCGCGTCGCTCGCGAGGCTCGGGATGGCGCGGAGCACCTGGCGCTTGCTGAGGTGCCGGTGGTGCGGGACCCCCGGCGGGCGCAGACCCGTGTAGGAGAAGATGTCGTAGAGCATCATCCCGGCGCCGATGTAGAACCGCTCCCACACCCGCTTGTGCAGCGGGTAGAGGAACCGTACCGGCTTCACCAGGTGCGGCGCGATGCGCTGCAGCAGCAGGCCGCGCTCGATCAGCGCCTCCCGGACGAGCCCGAAGTCGAGCTGCTCCAGGTAGCGGATGCCGCCGTGGACGAGCTTGGACGAGCGGCTGGAGGTGCCGGACGCGAAGTCGCGCGCCTCCACCAGGCCGACGCTCAGGCCGCGGGTGACCGCGTCCACCGCGCTGCCGACGCCGACGATGCCGCCGCCGACGACGAGGATGTCGAGTTCGGTGTCCTTCAGCGCGGCGATCGCTTCGGCGCGCTCGGCGGGGCCGAGCCTGGACGGGGATGTTGTCGCCATCGTTTCCTCCTCCCCGGCCGCCGTCGGCCGAGACCTAGTGCGTCTGATAGGGCGCGACGACCACCTCGACGCGCTGGAACTCCTTCAGGTCCGAGTATCCCGTGGTCGCCATGCTCCGGCGCAGGGCTCCCACCAGATTCGCAGACCCCTCTGCCACCGGTGCGGGGCCGTACAGGATCTCCTCCAGCGGTGCCACCTGGCCGACCTGCACGCGGTTGCCGCGCGGCAGGTGCGGGTGGTGCGCCTCCGCGCCCCAGTGCCAGCCGCCGCCGGGGGCGTCGGTCGCGCGGGCAAGCGTCGAGCCCAGCATCACCGCGTCCGCGCCGCAGGCGATCGCCTTGACGATGTCGCCCGAGCTGCCGAGGCCGCCGTCGGCGATGACGTGCACGTAGCGGCCGCCGGACTCGTCCATGTAGTCGCGGCGTGCGCCCGCCACGTCGGCGACCGCGGTCGCCATCGGGGCGTGGATGCCGAGGGTGGAGCGGGTGGTGGACGCCGCGCCGCCGCCGAAACCGACGAGCACGCCCGCTGCGCCAGTCCGCATCAGGTGCAGGGCGGCGGTATAGGTCGCGGCGCCGCCAACGATCACGGGGACGTCGAGCTCGTAGATGAACTTCTTGAGGTTGAGCGGCTCCACGTTTTTGGAGACGTGCTCGGCCGAGACGGTCGTCCCGCGGATGACGAACAGGTCGACGCCCGCCTCCACGACCGTCTGGTACAGCTCCTGGGTGCGCTGGGGCGAGAGCGCACCGGCGACGGTGACGCCGCCCTCGCGGATCTCCGCGAGACGCTTCGTGACCAGCTCCGGCTTGATCGGCTCGGCGTAGATCTCCTGCATCCGGCGGGTCGCGCGCTCGGCCGGCAGCTCGCGGATCTCGGCCAGCAGCGGCTCCGGGTCCTCGTAGCGGGTCCACAGACCCTCGAGGTCGAGCACGCCGAGGCCGCCGAGCTGGCCCATCATGATGGCCGTCGTCGGGGAGACGACGGAGTCCATCGGGGCCGCGATGACGGGGATGGCGAACTGGTACGCGTCGATCGTCCAGGAGACCGAGACGTCCTCGGGGTCGCGCGTGCGGCGGCTGGGCACCACGGCGACGTCGTCGAAGGCGTACACGCGGCGGGCGCGCTTGGCGCGGCCGATCTCAATCTCCATGCTCACCACTTCAGTCTATGACCCGGGCATCGCGGGGCCCACCCGGCGGCGTCCGCCGGGAGCGTCACCGCGCCCGCGCGACCCGCTTCTCGTCCCACACCGGCTCGTCCGACTCGTACACGTCGCCATCGGCGCCGAAGACGAGGAAGCGGTCGAAGCCGCGCGCGAACCAGCGGTCGTGGGTGACGGCGACGACCGTCCCCTCGAAGCCGGCCAGTCCCTCCTCCAGCGCCTCCGCCGAGACGAGGTCGAGGTTGTCCGTCGGCTCGTCGAGCAGCAGCAGGGTCGCTCCGGAGAGCTCGAGCAGCAGGATCTGCAGCCGCGCCTGCTGGCCGCCCGACAGCGACTCGAACGTCTGCTCGGCTGACGCGGCGAGACCGTAGCGGTCGAGCACCCGGCTGGCCGCCTCCCGCGGCATGCCGTCGCGCCGGTCGTCGCCACGGTGCAGGATGTCCAGAAGCGTGCGGCCGACGAGCTCGGGATGCTCGTGCGCCTGCGCGAACAGGCCGGGGGCCACGCGCGCGCCGAGCTTCGCGACGCCGGTGTGCGGCACGGGAGCCCCCGCCACGTCGGCGGAGGCGAGATGACCCGCCGACGGGTCGGGGTCGGTCCCTCCGGCCGCGAGCAGCCGCAGGAAGTGCGACTTGCCGGAGCCGTTGGATCCGAGCACCGCGATCCGCTCGCCGAACCAGATCTCGGCGTCGAACGGCCGCATCAGGCCGGTCAGCTCGAGGCGCCTGCACTCGAGCACACGCCTGCCCGTTCGGGAGCCCGTCAGCCGCATCCGCACGTTCTGCTCGCGCGGGCGTTCCTGCGGCGGCCCCGCCTCCTCGAACTTCGACAGCCGGGTCTGGGCGGCCTGGTAGGCGGAGGCGAGGTCGCTGTTGTACTTCGCCTTCTCCTTGAAGCGCAGGACCAGCGCCTTCAGCTTCGCGTGCTCCTCGTCCCAGCGCCGGCGCAGCTCCTCGAGCCTGGCCATCCGCTCCTCGCGGGCGGCGTGGTAGCCGTCGAAGCCACCGCCGTGCGTCCAGGTCGTGTTCCCCGCCGCGCCGAGTTCCAGCGTGACGATGCGATCGGCCGCCCGGGCGAGCAGTTCGCGGTCGTGGGAGACCAGGAGCACGGTCTTCGGCGTCGCGCGCAGCTGCTCCTCCAGCCAGCGCTTGCCCGGCACGTCCAGGTAGTTGTCCGGCTCGTCGAGCAGGAGCACCTGCTCTGGTCCGCGCAGCAACGCCTCCAGCACGAGCCGCTTCTGCTCACCGCCGGAGAGGGTGCGCACCGATCGGTACTGGGCGCGCTCGAACGGGATACCGAGCGCGGCGACCGTGCAGTGGTCCCAGAGAACCTCCTGGTCGTAGCCGCCGGCGTCGGCGTACTCGGCGAGCGCGGTGGCGTAGCGCAGCTGCGTGTCCGTCTCGTCCCGCTCGATGATCGCCTCCTCGGCCGCGGCGAGGCGCTCGGCGGCCGCGCGCACCGCCGTGGGCGCGACCTGAACGAGCAGGTCGCGCACGGTGCGGTCGTCGCGCACGTGGCCGACGAACTGGTCCATGACCCCGAGGCCGCCGTCGATCACCACCGACCCCGAATCCGGCTTCAGCTCGCCGCGGATGATCCGCAGCAGCGTCGACTTGCCCGCCCCGTTCGCGCCGATCAGCGCGGAGATGCGGCCGTCGCCGACCCGGAACGAGACGTCGTCGAGAAGAGGTCGACCGTCGGCGAGGGTGTACGAGACACCGGAGACGTCGATGTGGCCCATGAGCGGATCCTGACCTGGAAAGCGGACAAAGCCTTCCAGGATAGACGAAACCGCCGCCCACGGGAACGTGGACGGCGGTTTCGGCGAGTAACCCTCAGTGCCGGTAGTTCGGCGCCTCGACGACCATCTGGACGTCGTGCGGGTGCGACTCCTTGAGCCCGGCCGGGGTGATGCGCACGAACTTGCCGCGCTCCTTCAGCTCCGGGATGGTGCGAGCGCCCACGTAGAACATCGACTGACGCAGCCCGCCGAGCAGCTGGTACGCGACCGCGGAGAGCGGGCCGCGGTAGGGCACCTGGCCCTCGATGCCCTCGGCGATGAGCTGCTCGTCGCTCGGGACGTCCGCCTGGAAGTAGCGGTCGCGCGAGTACGAGGTCTTCTTGCCGCGGGTCTGCATCGCGCCGAGCGAGCCCATCCCGCGGTAGTTCTTGAACTGCTTGCCGTTGACGAAGACCAGGTCGCCCGGCGACTCCGCGGTCCCGGCGAGCAGCGAGCCGAGCATGACGGTGTCCGCCCCGGCGACGAGCGCCTTGGCGATGTCGCCCGAGTACTGCAGACCGCCGTCGGCGATCAGCGGGACACCGGCCGGGCGGGCGGCGAGCGACGACTCGTACACCGCGGTCACCTGCGGGACGCCGACACCGGCGACGACGCGGGTGGTGCAGATGGAGCCGGGGCCGACACCGACCTTGATCGCGTCCGCACCGGCGTCGATGAGCGCCTGGGCGCCGGAGCGCGTCGCCGCCTGGCCGCCGATCACGTCGACGTGCGAGGCGCGGGGCTCGTGCTTGAGCCGGCTGATGATGTCGAGAACCCCGCGGCTCTCGCCGTTCGCGGTGTCGACGACGATGACGTCGACGCCCGCGTCGATGAGGGTCATCGCGCGCTCCCAGCCGTCGCCGAAGAAACCGACGGCTGCGCCGACGCGGAGCCGGCCCTCCTCGTCCTTGGTGGCGTTGGGGTACTTCTCGCTCTTGTCGAAGTCCTTGACCGTGATGAGGCCGCGGAGCTTGCCGTCCGCATCCACCAGCGGCAGCTTCTCGATCTTGTGCTCGGCGAAGATCGCGACGGCCGAATCCGGGTCGATGCCGACCGGCGCGGTGATGAGCGGCTGGCGGGTCATCACGTCGCGCACGAGCGTCGTGGAGCGCTCGAAGGGGGAGACGAAGCGCATGTCGCGGTTGGTGATGATGCCGACCAGGGTGCCGTCGGCCTCGACCACCGGGAGGCCGGAGACGCGGAACTGGCCGCACAGCGTGTCCACCTCTTCGACGGTGGCGTCCGACGTCGTGGTCACGGGATTCGTGATCATCCCCGACTCGGACCGCTTCACCTTGTCGACGTGCGACGCCTGGTCCTCGATCGAGAGGTTGCGGTGCAGGATGCCGATGCCGCCCTGGCGCGCCATGGCGACGGCCATGCGCGACTCGGTGACGGTGTCCATCGCGCTGGAGAGCAGCGGGGTGGCCATGGTGATGCGCTTGGTCAGGCGCGTCGAGGTGTCAACCTCGCTCGGGATGACGTCCGTGTACCCGGGAAGGAGCATGACGTCGTCGTAGGTCAAACCGATGAATCCGAACGGATCCGCCTGATCCATTTCACCCCTATCTAGAGTCGCCGCAAGTGTGGATGTCTCATGGTAACGGCAGAAGCTGGGGGCGTATTCCGAGGTTCGTCAGTCCACCGTCGCGAGGTCCAGTTCGGCCTGCCTGCGGCCCTGGTGCGCCGCCACGATCATGTCGACGCTGAGGATGAGAAGGGCGAGCCAGACGATGCCGAAGCCGACCCAGCGCTCCGGCGGCATCGCCTCGTGGAGGATGTCGACGCCGACGAGGAACTGGATGAACGGCGCGAAGTACTGGATGAAGCCCATGTAGACCAGCGGCAGCCGGCGCGAGGCGGAGGCGAAGAACAGCAGAGGGACGGCGGTGATGACGCCGGCGCCGACCAGAAGCACCGCGTGCCACGGCCCCTCGGTGCCGATGGTGAGCCCGGCGGTCACCGCGACGACGATCAGCTGCACGACGGCGACCGGGGTGAGCCACATCGTCTCCAGGGTGAGACCGGAGACGGCGTCCACCCGGCCTCCGACGCGCTTCTTGATGAGGCCGTAGAAGCCGAACGAGAACGCGAGGATGAGCGCGATCCAGGGCACCTGCCCGTACCCGACGGCAAGCACGATCACCGCGACGACGCTGACGCCGACCGCGACCCACTGGGCGATCCGCAGCCGCTCCCGCTGCACGATCACCCCCAGGAAGACGGTGACGATCGGGTTGATGAAGTAGCCGAGCGCGGCCTCAACGACGTGACCGCTCACGGTGGCCAGGACATAGGTCTGCCAGTTCACGTAGATGAGCGCCCCGGCGAGGCCCATCGTCAGGACGACGCGACGGTCGCGCAGCAGAGCGCCGAACGCCCGCCAGGTGCGCGTCACCGTCAGCGCGATCGCACAGAAGGCGAGCGAGAAGATGACGCGCCAGGCCACGATCTCCCACGCCGACGCCGGCACCAGGGAGAGGAAGTAGATCGGCAGGATGCCCCACAGCACGTAGGCCGAGATGGCGTAGATCAGTCCGGACTTGCGGTGCTCGGTGAGGGGCTGTGACACTCCCACGACACTACTCCGCTGTGCCGACATCCGCCGGGCGCGCCGCAGCATGACGAAGGCCCGGATGCATCACGCATCCGGGCCTTCGTGCGAAGAGTCAGCAGGTCAGCGGACCACGACCGCGAGCACGTCGCGAGCCGAGAGGACGAGGAAGTCCTCGCCGCCGAACTTGACCTCGGTGCCGCCGTACTTCGAGTAGATCACCTTGTCGCCGACGGCGACGTCGAGCGGCACGCGGTTGCCGTTGTCGTCGATGCGGCCGGGACCGACGGCCACGACCTCGCCCTCCTGGGGCTTCTCCTTGGCGGTGTCGGGGATGACCAGACCGGAAGCAGTGGTCTGCTCAGCCTCGACCTGCTTGATGACGATGCGATCTTCGAGCGGCTTGATGGAGACCGACACGGTTGACCCTCTTTCTTTGGTTAACGCAGTCTTTTGAGCGAAACGCTGGGTTAGCAAACTCGTGGTGAGAGTGCTAACGATGAGTCTAGAGGGTGCGTTAGCAGTCCCGCAACGTGAGTGCCAGAAGGTAGCGTGAGTGCCATGGACAGGTCCGAACTGGTCGAGCTGCTCAGCCCTGAAGGGCTCCGGCTGCTCGACTCCCTGCCGCCCTATCGCACCGAGAAGGACGTGCTGAGGATGGTCTCCGACCTCCGCAAGGCCGGCCACTCCCCGGGGCTCGTGGCTGCCGTGCTGACGCAGGCGAAGCTGCGCAAGAAGGCGCAGGCGAAATTCGGCGAGTTCGCCTCCCGGATGCTCTTCACCGAGGCGGGTCTCGAACAGGCGACGCGGCTGCCCATCGCCGCCCGGCACGCCGGCCGCTACCGCGCCGCGGGGCTCGAGCGGGTCGCTGACCTCGGCTGCGGGATCGGCGGGGACGCGCTCGCCCTGGCCGCCCTCGAACTCGAGGTGACGGCGGTGGAGGCCGACGAGGTCACCGCCGCGATCGCCGCCTTCAACCTGGCGCCGTTCCCGACCGCCACGGTCGAGCACCGCCGCGCGGAGGATGTCGACCTGCGCTCGTTCGACGGCGTCTTCCTCGACCCCGCCCGCCGCACCGCCGGGCACACCGAGACCGAGCGGCTCACCGACCCGGACGACTACACGCCATCGCTCGGCTTCGCCTACGAGCTGGCGACCGGACGCTCCGTCGGGCTGAAGCTCGGTCCCGGATTCGACCGCGACCTGATCCCGTCCACCGCCGAGGCGCAGTGGGTATCCGCCGACGGGCAGGTCGTGGAGGTCGGGCTGTGGTTCGGAGCGCTCGCCCGGCCGGGCATCCGCCGGGCCGCGCTCGTGGTCCGCGGCGACGACGCGCACGAGCTGACCGCCGAGGCGGACAGCGAGGACGTCGGGACCGGAGAGCTCGGCGAGTACGTCTACGAGCCGGACGGCGCGGTCATCCGCGCCCGGCTGATCGGCGACCTCGCCCGGCGCATCGGCGGCAGGATGCTGGCCGACGGGATCGCATACATCACCGCGGACGAGGCGGTGACGACGCCGTTCGCCGCGGGATTCCGCATCCTGGACACGCTGCCGTACCAGGAGAAGGAGCTGCGCCGCGCGCTGCGCACGCGCGGCGTCGGCACACTGGAGATCAAGAAGCGCGGCGTGGATGTGGACCCCGCCGCGCTGCGCAAACGTCTCTCGCTGAGCGGCGACCGCTCGGCGACCCTGATCCTGACCAGGATCGCCGGGCGGCACACCGCTCTGCTCGCCGAGCGGATCTGACTCCGCTCGGCGCGTGCCTCAGTAGGTGCTGTAGTGCGCCGAGAAGCTCGCGAAGATGATCGCCAGGACGATCCAGTAGATGATCGCGAACGCCACGGCGATGAAGCCGAGGATGATGCCGGTGAGCCAGAAGCCCTTCGCCTGCGGCTCCTTCCTGCGGCCCAGGAAGCCGAGGACGACCGCGGCGGCACCGAACAGGAAGCCGATGCCCCAGATGAAGTTCAGCACGATGCCGACGATGCCGCCGACGAGCGACAGGATGCTCAGAATGGGCGACTTCTGCGCCGGCGTGGCATACGGCTGGGCGTAGCCGGGGGCCGGCTGCCCGTAGGCGGGCTGGCCGTAGGGCTGCTGCGGCTGCTGACCGTATGGCTGCTGCGGCTGACCGTACGGCTGCTGCGGCTGGCCGTAGGGCTGCTGCGGCTGCTGGCCGTACGGCTGCTGGCCGTAGTCCGGCGCCGCGGGCGGGACGGGAGGCGCCGGAGGCGTCGCCGGGGTGTCCGCGGGCGGGACGGGAGCCGCGGGCGGGACGGACCCGGCCCCGTTCTCCCCCTCCGGCTCCGGCGGGACGGCGGGTGCGTTCGGATCGGTCATCGTGCCCATCTCCTTCTGTCTGGCGTATTCCTGAGAGGATGCTGTACCGCATCCATCGTCGCAGCGGCTCAGGGTCGTGT
It encodes the following:
- a CDS encoding glycerol-3-phosphate dehydrogenase/oxidase, with amino-acid sequence MATTSPSRLGPAERAEAIAALKDTELDILVVGGGIVGVGSAVDAVTRGLSVGLVEARDFASGTSSRSSKLVHGGIRYLEQLDFGLVREALIERGLLLQRIAPHLVKPVRFLYPLHKRVWERFYIGAGMMLYDIFSYTGLRPPGVPHHRHLSKRQVLRAIPSLASDALVGGITYYDAQVDDARYTATLARTAANYGAHVATRVRVEGFLKVGERVVGVQAHDLETGERFEIRAKQVVNATGVWTDDTQAMVGERGQFKVRASKGIHLVVPRDRFQSKMGLLLRTEKSVLFVIPWGRHWLIGTTDTDWHLDKAHPAATAADIDYLLAHVNEVLNVPLTREDVEGVYAGLRPLLAGESEETSKLSREHLVAHSVPGLVVIAGGKWTTYRVMAKDAIDAAVDALDGKIPASTTMEIPLVGAEGYQAAWNRRGRIASQSGLHPARIEHLLNRYGTLAEDILELVRENPSLADALPGADDYIGAEVVYAASHEGALHLEDVLARRTRISIEAWDRGVSAAPVAASLMAGVLGWDKAREEREVQTYLKRVAAERESQLQPDDESADRVRLEAPDIVDVDAEAAKAAKVTRTAKA
- a CDS encoding GuaB3 family IMP dehydrogenase-related protein, with the protein product MEIEIGRAKRARRVYAFDDVAVVPSRRTRDPEDVSVSWTIDAYQFAIPVIAAPMDSVVSPTTAIMMGQLGGLGVLDLEGLWTRYEDPEPLLAEIRELPAERATRRMQEIYAEPIKPELVTKRLAEIREGGVTVAGALSPQRTQELYQTVVEAGVDLFVIRGTTVSAEHVSKNVEPLNLKKFIYELDVPVIVGGAATYTAALHLMRTGAAGVLVGFGGGAASTTRSTLGIHAPMATAVADVAGARRDYMDESGGRYVHVIADGGLGSSGDIVKAIACGADAVMLGSTLARATDAPGGGWHWGAEAHHPHLPRGNRVQVGQVAPLEEILYGPAPVAEGSANLVGALRRSMATTGYSDLKEFQRVEVVVAPYQTH
- a CDS encoding ATP-binding cassette domain-containing protein — translated: MGHIDVSGVSYTLADGRPLLDDVSFRVGDGRISALIGANGAGKSTLLRIIRGELKPDSGSVVIDGGLGVMDQFVGHVRDDRTVRDLLVQVAPTAVRAAAERLAAAEEAIIERDETDTQLRYATALAEYADAGGYDQEVLWDHCTVAALGIPFERAQYRSVRTLSGGEQKRLVLEALLRGPEQVLLLDEPDNYLDVPGKRWLEEQLRATPKTVLLVSHDRELLARAADRIVTLELGAAGNTTWTHGGGFDGYHAAREERMARLEELRRRWDEEHAKLKALVLRFKEKAKYNSDLASAYQAAQTRLSKFEEAGPPQERPREQNVRMRLTGSRTGRRVLECRRLELTGLMRPFDAEIWFGERIAVLGSNGSGKSHFLRLLAAGGTDPDPSAGHLASADVAGAPVPHTGVAKLGARVAPGLFAQAHEHPELVGRTLLDILHRGDDRRDGMPREAASRVLDRYGLAASAEQTFESLSGGQQARLQILLLELSGATLLLLDEPTDNLDLVSAEALEEGLAGFEGTVVAVTHDRWFARGFDRFLVFGADGDVYESDEPVWDEKRVARAR
- the guaB gene encoding IMP dehydrogenase; protein product: MDQADPFGFIGLTYDDVMLLPGYTDVIPSEVDTSTRLTKRITMATPLLSSAMDTVTESRMAVAMARQGGIGILHRNLSIEDQASHVDKVKRSESGMITNPVTTTSDATVEEVDTLCGQFRVSGLPVVEADGTLVGIITNRDMRFVSPFERSTTLVRDVMTRQPLITAPVGIDPDSAVAIFAEHKIEKLPLVDADGKLRGLITVKDFDKSEKYPNATKDEEGRLRVGAAVGFFGDGWERAMTLIDAGVDVIVVDTANGESRGVLDIISRLKHEPRASHVDVIGGQAATRSGAQALIDAGADAIKVGVGPGSICTTRVVAGVGVPQVTAVYESSLAARPAGVPLIADGGLQYSGDIAKALVAGADTVMLGSLLAGTAESPGDLVFVNGKQFKNYRGMGSLGAMQTRGKKTSYSRDRYFQADVPSDEQLIAEGIEGQVPYRGPLSAVAYQLLGGLRQSMFYVGARTIPELKERGKFVRITPAGLKESHPHDVQMVVEAPNYRH
- the rarD gene encoding EamA family transporter RarD — its product is MSQPLTEHRKSGLIYAISAYVLWGILPIYFLSLVPASAWEIVAWRVIFSLAFCAIALTVTRTWRAFGALLRDRRVVLTMGLAGALIYVNWQTYVLATVSGHVVEAALGYFINPIVTVFLGVIVQRERLRIAQWVAVGVSVVAVIVLAVGYGQVPWIALILAFSFGFYGLIKKRVGGRVDAVSGLTLETMWLTPVAVVQLIVVAVTAGLTIGTEGPWHAVLLVGAGVITAVPLLFFASASRRLPLVYMGFIQYFAPFIQFLVGVDILHEAMPPERWVGFGIVWLALLILSVDMIVAAHQGRRQAELDLATVD
- the groES gene encoding co-chaperone GroES; translated protein: MSVSIKPLEDRIVIKQVEAEQTTASGLVIPDTAKEKPQEGEVVAVGPGRIDDNGNRVPLDVAVGDKVIYSKYGGTEVKFGGEDFLVLSARDVLAVVVR
- a CDS encoding class I SAM-dependent methyltransferase, which produces MDRSELVELLSPEGLRLLDSLPPYRTEKDVLRMVSDLRKAGHSPGLVAAVLTQAKLRKKAQAKFGEFASRMLFTEAGLEQATRLPIAARHAGRYRAAGLERVADLGCGIGGDALALAALELEVTAVEADEVTAAIAAFNLAPFPTATVEHRRAEDVDLRSFDGVFLDPARRTAGHTETERLTDPDDYTPSLGFAYELATGRSVGLKLGPGFDRDLIPSTAEAQWVSADGQVVEVGLWFGALARPGIRRAALVVRGDDAHELTAEADSEDVGTGELGEYVYEPDGAVIRARLIGDLARRIGGRMLADGIAYITADEAVTTPFAAGFRILDTLPYQEKELRRALRTRGVGTLEIKKRGVDVDPAALRKRLSLSGDRSATLILTRIAGRHTALLAERI
- a CDS encoding DUF4190 domain-containing protein; the encoded protein is MTDPNAPAVPPEPEGENGAGSVPPAAPVPPADTPATPPAPPVPPAAPDYGQQPYGQQPQQPYGQPQQPYGQPQQPYGQQPQQPYGQPAYGQPAPGYAQPYATPAQKSPILSILSLVGGIVGIVLNFIWGIGFLFGAAAVVLGFLGRRKEPQAKGFWLTGIILGFIAVAFAIIYWIVLAIIFASFSAHYSTY